From a single Miscanthus floridulus cultivar M001 chromosome 8, ASM1932011v1, whole genome shotgun sequence genomic region:
- the LOC136477532 gene encoding uncharacterized protein, protein MNNGFAGVLHRGNQALMDDSAVSIGFSVTSYTTGSHGQSQITFGTDQLGSAVNSSSSHGHRGFQRPIHAPAQDDGCRLVLGLGPTPDPDVNSCDQQQPAGADKSRPPVTLFGQSFSFADPGGLSLGIHQGRNAGATKHLGVPAGTIISFSTVDEGSTSAWRSSGGYMPSLLFAPRPNYSTAEEEQGLLDDADDSNDGTDPRGFQLSPEPSASMTEASFGGVSSDVVTVVSNPGQQAQRRHPKKCRFKGCSKGARGASGLCIAHGGGQRCQKPGCHKGAESRTAYCKAHGGGRRCLQLGCTKSAEGKTDHCIAHGGGRRCGYPDCPKAARGKSGRCIKHGGGKRCSVEGCIRSAEGRVGLCISHGGGRRCQFPDCRKGAQGSTLYCKSHGGGKRCVFEGCGKGAEGSTPLCKAHGGGKRCMYEGGGVCPKSVHGGTDFCVAHGGGKRCAVPGCSKSARGRTDRCVKHGGGRRCRVDGCGKSAQGSTEYCKAHGGGKRCNFGGGCEKFARGRSGLCAAHGTLVASQQRSGGGGGMIGPGLFHGIVRSSSAANINSDYSSSGVSAVSDCGGSPEAATRRQELIPPQVLVPHSMKSLTAAAVQPSERSREGGVVAVPEGRVHGGGLLSLLGGSFRNVDVDKL, encoded by the coding sequence ATGAATAACGGTTTCGCGGGTGTCCTCCACCGCGGAAACCAGGCTCTCATGGATGATTCTGCAGTGTCAATTGGTTTCTCAGTGACGAGCTACACAACGGGTAGCCATGGCCAGAGTCAGATAACATTTGGCACAGACCAGCTGGGTTCAGCAGTGAACAGTAGCAGCAGCCATGGCCACAGAGGTTTTCAGAGGCCGATTCATGCGCCTGCTCAAGATGATGGATGCAGGCTAGTCCTCGGGCTGGGTCCGACGCCGGACCCGGACGTTAACTCTTGTGATCAGCAGCAGCCTGCCGGAGCAGACAAGTCGAGACCACCTGTAACTTTGTTTGGCCAGAGCTTCTCCTTCGCTGATCCAGGGGGGCTGAGCCTTGGGATTCATCAGGGGCGAAATGCTGGGGCAACTAAACACTTGGGCGTACCTGCTGGAACCATCATCTCCTTTTCCACTGTTGATGAGGGCTCCACGTCCGCCTGGAGAAGCTCCGGCGGCTACATGCCATCGCTGCTCTTCGCGCCTCGGCCAAACTATTCAACAGCCGAAGAGGAGCAGGGTTTGCTAGATGATGCAGACGACAGTAATGATGGTACTGATCCCCGCGGTTTTCAGCTCAGCCCTGAACCTTCGGCATCCATGACGGAGGCTTCATTTGGTGGCGTGAGCTCTGATGTCGTGACCGTGGTAAGCAATCCTGGACAGCAGGCTCAACGCCGGCATCCCAAGAAGTGCCGGTTCAAAGGGTGCTCCAAGGGCGCGCGAGGCGCGTCGGGCCTGTGCATCGCTCACGGCGGCGGGCAGAGGTGCCAGAAGCCCGGGTGTCACAAGGGCGCCGAGAGCCGCACGGCCTACTGCAAGGCCCACGGCGGAGGACGACGGTGCCTGCAGCTCGGCTGCACCAAGAGCGCGGAAGGGAAGACGGATCACTGCATCGCCCATGGAGGCGGCCGACGGTGCGGCTACCCTGACTGCCCTAAAGCCGCGCGGGGCAAGTCCGGGCGGtgcatcaagcacggaggcgggAAGAGGTGCTCGGTCGAGGGCTGCATCAGGAGCGCCGAGGGAAGGGTCGGGCTGTGCATCTCtcacggcggcgggcggcggtgcCAGTTCCCGGACTGCCGCAAGGGAGCGCAGGGCAGCACCCTGTACTGCAAGTCGCACGGCGGCGGGAAGCGGTGCGTCTTCGAGGGGTGCGGCAAGGGGGCCGAAGGCAGCACGCCGCTGTGCAAGGCGCACGGCGGCGGGAAGCGGTGCATGTACGAGGGCGGCGGCGTGTGCCCCAAGAGCGTCCACGGCGGCACGGACTTCTGCGTGGCGCACGGCGGCGGGAAGCGGTGCGCGGTGCCCGGGTGCAGCAAGAGCGCGCGCGGGCGCACGGACCGCTGCGTGAAGCACGGCGGTGGCAGGCGGTGCAGGGTGGACGGGTGCGGCAAGAGCGCACAAGGGAGCACCGAGTACTGCAAGGCCCACGGCGGCGGGAAGCGGTGCAACTTCGGCGGCGGCTGCGAGAAGTTCGCGCGCGGCCGGAGCGGGCTCTGCGCGGCACACGGCACGCTGGTGGCCTCGCAGcagcgcagcggcggcggcggcggcatgatcGGGCCGGGCCTCTTCCACGGCATCGTTCGGTCCTCCAGCGCGGCGAACATAAACAGCGACTACTCGTCGTCGGGCGTGAGCGCGGTGTCGGACTGCGGCGGCTCGCCTGAGGCGGCGACGAGGAGGCAGGAGCTGATCCCTCCCCAGGTGCTGGTCCCCCACTCTATGAAATCCTTGACGGCGGCAGCAGTGCAGCCATCGGAGAGGAGCAGAGAGGGAGGGGTGGTCGCCGTCCCCGAAGGGAGGGTGCACGGCGGTGGCCTCCTGTCGTTGCTTGGCGGGAGCTTCAGGAACGTCGACGTCGACAAGCTCTGA